In Marivirga salinae, a single window of DNA contains:
- a CDS encoding AAA family ATPase, with protein MGQTLSEIAQKLIDADKKMQLIYAFNGSGKTRLSREFKELIAPKNPDEEDESGVKILYYNAFTEDLFYWDNDLEYDTDRKLKIQTNSYTKWILLEQGQESNITSHFQRYTNDKLTPRFNEQYTIKDKDNKDVVIPPYSEVYFSFETGDESGSKDVKISKGEESCFVWSVFYSLLEQTISVLNVADLAERETNQFNDLQYVFIDDPVSSLDDTHLIELAVDIAKLIKSSTSELKFIITTHNPLFYNVIFNEFNRVSRTRKWRLEKLIDGTFELIDQPKDSPFSYHLFLLAELEKAIESGEIQKYHFNFLRNIFEKASTFLGFNKWEDLLPKDARESYYNRIINLSSHSKHHGAEVSILEDNDKRVLSFLVREIIIKLYRFKPTIMEVENQENVTV; from the coding sequence ATGGGACAAACTTTATCAGAAATAGCGCAAAAACTAATAGACGCAGATAAAAAAATGCAACTGATTTATGCATTTAATGGTTCTGGAAAAACACGGTTATCTCGTGAGTTTAAAGAATTAATTGCACCAAAAAATCCCGATGAAGAAGATGAATCAGGCGTTAAAATACTGTACTATAATGCATTTACTGAAGATTTATTCTATTGGGACAACGATTTGGAATATGATACCGATAGAAAGCTAAAGATTCAAACAAATAGTTATACCAAATGGATTCTTCTCGAACAAGGCCAAGAATCTAATATCACAAGCCATTTTCAACGCTATACCAATGATAAGCTAACACCCCGCTTTAATGAACAGTATACCATCAAGGATAAGGACAATAAGGATGTAGTTATTCCTCCTTATTCAGAGGTGTATTTCTCATTTGAAACGGGTGATGAATCTGGTTCAAAAGATGTGAAAATTTCTAAAGGAGAAGAAAGCTGTTTTGTCTGGAGTGTTTTTTACAGTTTATTGGAGCAAACCATTAGTGTTTTAAACGTAGCTGATCTAGCTGAACGTGAAACGAATCAATTTAATGATTTGCAGTATGTTTTCATTGACGACCCTGTCAGTTCATTAGATGATACACATTTAATTGAATTAGCCGTTGACATTGCTAAGTTGATTAAATCCAGTACATCTGAATTAAAATTCATTATTACCACACACAACCCACTATTTTACAATGTAATCTTTAATGAATTTAATAGAGTAAGTAGAACTAGAAAATGGCGTTTAGAAAAATTAATTGATGGCACTTTTGAACTTATTGATCAACCAAAAGATTCGCCATTTTCTTATCACTTGTTTCTGTTAGCAGAACTTGAAAAAGCAATTGAATCGGGCGAAATTCAGAAATACCATTTTAATTTTCTCAGAAACATTTTCGAGAAGGCCTCTACTTTCCTTGGCTTCAATAAATGGGAGGATCTCCTACCAAAAGATGCTCGTGAATCATACTATAATCGCATTATCAATCTGTCGAGCCATTCAAAACACCACGGAGCGGAGGTATCAATACTGGAAGATAATGACAAAAGAGTATTGAGTTTCTTGGTCAGAGAAATAATCATAAAGTTATACCGCTTTAAACCAACAATTATGGAAGTTGAAAATCAAGAGAATGTCACAGTATAA
- a CDS encoding restriction endonuclease subunit S — translation MSYLEKILENAEFDWHPLGEVAELKRGKTITRKTKTEGNIPVISGGQKPAYYNGDYNRDGETITVAGSGAYAGYISYWNTPIFVSDAFSVKPDLSILHTRYVYHFLLNHQYWIHNLKKGVGVPHVYPKDLAILNIPIPSLEIQKKIVLILDSFAELTSELTTELTTELAARKQQYSYYREQLFCFEEGEADWISLNEIGEFQRGKRFVRTDLISEGVPTIHYGEMYTHYGTWADKTKSFVSDELVAKKKLRVAEKGDVVIVAAGETIEDLGKGTAWLGDEGVVIHDACFSYRSPLHPKYVAYFTRTRQYHDQIRKHISSGKISAIHSKGLSKVVIPVPSKDAQERIVSILDKFDVLTTSISQDLPKEIELRQQQYEYYRNLLLTFPKDNIEE, via the coding sequence ATGAGTTATTTGGAAAAGATACTAGAAAATGCCGAATTTGACTGGCATCCTCTTGGTGAAGTAGCCGAGCTTAAACGAGGAAAAACGATTACTCGAAAAACCAAGACTGAGGGTAATATCCCAGTAATTAGTGGGGGGCAAAAACCAGCTTATTATAATGGGGATTACAATAGGGATGGTGAGACTATTACTGTTGCAGGAAGTGGTGCTTATGCCGGTTATATTAGCTATTGGAATACACCCATTTTTGTTTCTGATGCTTTTTCTGTAAAACCGGATCTATCAATTCTGCATACCAGGTATGTTTACCACTTCTTACTTAATCATCAATATTGGATACACAATTTGAAGAAGGGAGTGGGTGTACCACACGTATATCCCAAAGACTTGGCAATTCTTAATATTCCAATTCCTTCGTTAGAAATTCAAAAAAAAATCGTTCTTATTCTAGATTCATTTGCAGAGCTTACATCAGAGCTTACAACAGAGCTTACAACAGAGCTTGCAGCTCGTAAGCAACAGTATAGTTATTATCGTGAGCAATTGTTCTGTTTTGAAGAAGGCGAAGCGGATTGGATATCGCTAAATGAAATTGGAGAGTTTCAAAGAGGCAAACGTTTTGTAAGAACCGATTTAATCTCTGAAGGAGTACCTACAATTCATTATGGTGAAATGTACACGCACTATGGAACTTGGGCAGATAAAACTAAATCCTTTGTAAGTGACGAGCTCGTTGCGAAAAAAAAACTTAGAGTAGCAGAAAAAGGAGATGTTGTTATTGTTGCTGCTGGAGAGACGATTGAGGACTTAGGAAAAGGGACGGCTTGGTTAGGAGATGAAGGCGTTGTTATTCATGATGCTTGTTTTTCATATAGAAGTCCTTTGCACCCAAAATATGTAGCTTATTTTACTCGCACAAGACAGTATCACGACCAAATAAGAAAACATATTTCTTCAGGTAAAATTTCTGCAATCCACTCAAAAGGCTTAAGTAAAGTCGTTATCCCAGTCCCTTCGAAAGATGCACAAGAACGAATTGTTTCAATTCTCGACAAATTTGACGTGCTCACTACCTCAATAAGCCAAGATCTCCCAAAAGAGATAGAGCTTAGACAACAGCAGTATGAATACTACCGAAATCTGTTACTAACATTTCCAAAGGATAATATAGAAGAATAG
- a CDS encoding type I restriction-modification system subunit M, with product MTSTNQRAELQAKIWRIANDVRGSVDGWDFKQFVLGTLFYRFISENFTNYIEGGDDSVNYASLSNDVITPEIKDDAIKTKGYFIYPSELFVNVAKTANTNPDLNTDLKAIFDAIESSANGYPSEKDIKGLFADFDTTSTRLGNTVENKNSRLAAVIKGVAELNFGDFEENQIDLFGDAYEFLISKYAANAGKSGGEYFTPQHVSKLIAQLAMHKQTTINKIYDPAAGSGSLLLQAKKHFDNHIIEEGFFGQEVNHTTYNLARMNMFLHNINYDKFNIVLGNTLTNPQLGDEKPFDAIVSNPPYSVKWIGDEDPTMINDDRFAPAGVLAPKSKADFAFVLHALSYLSSKGRAALVCFPGIFYRGGAEQKIRKYLIDNNFVESIISLAPNLFYGTSIAVNLLVLSKNKKDTKTQFIDASGEDFFKKVTNNNLMTDAHIEKVMKLFDTKEEVAHVATSIDNSKITKNDYNLSVSSYVEPEDTRKKIDIEELNTEVSLKVKKIEKLRAKIDDIIKEIEA from the coding sequence ATGACAAGTACAAACCAAAGAGCTGAATTACAAGCTAAAATATGGAGAATAGCTAATGATGTGCGCGGCTCAGTAGATGGATGGGATTTTAAACAGTTTGTGTTGGGAACACTTTTCTATCGCTTTATAAGTGAAAATTTCACCAATTACATTGAAGGCGGTGATGACAGTGTAAACTATGCCAGCTTATCAAATGATGTAATCACACCCGAAATAAAGGACGATGCTATCAAAACTAAAGGCTACTTCATATATCCCAGTGAGCTATTTGTCAATGTAGCAAAAACAGCCAATACCAATCCGGATCTTAACACAGACCTAAAAGCCATTTTTGACGCTATTGAGAGTTCAGCAAATGGTTATCCATCTGAGAAAGATATAAAAGGACTATTTGCTGATTTTGATACAACGAGTACAAGACTTGGTAATACGGTTGAAAATAAAAATAGCAGATTAGCAGCAGTAATAAAAGGAGTTGCTGAATTGAACTTTGGTGATTTTGAGGAGAACCAAATTGACCTTTTTGGTGATGCCTACGAATTTCTCATTTCTAAATATGCTGCAAATGCAGGGAAATCAGGAGGTGAGTATTTTACGCCACAACATGTATCTAAGCTAATTGCGCAATTAGCAATGCATAAGCAGACTACCATTAACAAAATTTATGATCCGGCAGCAGGTTCTGGTTCACTTCTATTACAAGCGAAAAAGCATTTTGATAACCATATTATTGAAGAAGGTTTCTTTGGGCAAGAAGTAAACCATACCACCTACAATCTGGCTCGTATGAATATGTTCCTTCATAACATCAATTACGACAAGTTCAATATTGTATTAGGGAATACACTGACAAACCCACAGCTAGGTGACGAAAAACCTTTTGATGCCATTGTTTCTAATCCTCCTTATTCGGTCAAATGGATTGGTGACGAGGACCCGACTATGATCAATGATGACCGCTTTGCTCCAGCTGGAGTACTTGCTCCCAAATCTAAAGCAGATTTTGCCTTTGTATTGCATGCATTGAGTTACTTATCCAGTAAAGGAAGAGCCGCATTGGTCTGTTTTCCAGGTATCTTCTATAGAGGAGGTGCCGAGCAGAAGATTAGAAAGTATTTAATAGATAATAACTTTGTGGAAAGTATTATCTCATTGGCTCCTAACCTTTTTTATGGCACATCTATAGCAGTAAACCTTTTGGTACTTTCAAAAAACAAAAAAGATACCAAAACTCAATTTATTGACGCAAGTGGAGAGGATTTCTTTAAAAAAGTGACCAATAACAATTTGATGACTGATGCACATATTGAAAAAGTCATGAAATTGTTTGATACTAAAGAGGAAGTAGCACACGTAGCAACATCTATCGATAATAGTAAAATTACCAAAAACGATTATAACCTTTCTGTCAGTTCTTATGTAGAGCCTGAAGATACTCGCAAAAAGATTGATATAGAAGAATTGAATACTGAAGTCTCGTTAAAGGTAAAGAAAATCGAGAAATTACGTGCTAAAATTGATGATATAATTAAAGAGATTGAGGCATGA
- a CDS encoding HEPN domain-containing protein has product MFTDFEVKGQWFQPHDLTKKVAGTLRFEVGIGMSLETIGSLSSHDEDPEIILGVSTEGHHYTLIDNLTVQSHFSSKGIPTRKYSIHETIKNGHFSSIDELYFDCAYFQFNLLEEWIGKSIFDIDESFANRILEVKTNQTDAIEFSIDDITEGKIHFNRTGLSRQRLQKKIVLEQENVIELEFNQLISLESLLEYQRKFQYFLTLATAENVFPKKIEVTNTQVQNQQNQILEVYFTPHAKDQTSVESKIDKFMLFNFKNIESRFESILKNWFLKCDELQPVIYLLFNNLYNKKKFSSFSFLAIIQALETFHRYLNQTPESTIKKHEARVKRISDSLTGKDKKWIKYKLKYAFEPSLQDRLNNILDNYSTEIVLKLIGNRDDFIAAVVNDRNFYTHYDRRLENTKMNISELMRVTGILQLLLITCILVEIGFDEDQLLEIHKNGRHVSHLIKQVSNN; this is encoded by the coding sequence ATGTTTACAGATTTTGAAGTAAAAGGCCAGTGGTTTCAGCCGCACGATTTAACAAAAAAAGTTGCTGGTACTCTCAGATTTGAAGTTGGCATAGGAATGAGTCTTGAGACAATTGGAAGTTTGTCAAGCCATGATGAAGACCCAGAAATTATATTAGGAGTATCTACCGAAGGACACCATTATACTTTAATCGACAATTTAACAGTACAAAGTCATTTTAGTAGTAAAGGAATACCTACAAGGAAATACTCTATTCATGAAACCATCAAAAATGGTCACTTTTCTAGCATAGATGAACTTTATTTTGATTGTGCTTATTTTCAATTCAATTTGCTCGAAGAATGGATAGGAAAAAGCATATTTGATATTGATGAAAGTTTTGCAAACAGAATACTTGAAGTTAAGACAAACCAAACTGATGCGATAGAATTTTCCATTGACGATATAACCGAAGGAAAAATACATTTTAACAGAACTGGCTTATCAAGGCAACGACTACAAAAAAAGATTGTGCTAGAACAAGAAAATGTAATTGAACTTGAATTTAATCAATTAATTAGTCTTGAATCATTACTAGAATATCAACGCAAATTTCAGTACTTCTTAACCCTTGCAACAGCTGAAAACGTGTTTCCAAAAAAAATAGAAGTGACAAATACGCAAGTTCAAAATCAACAGAACCAAATTTTAGAAGTATACTTTACCCCTCATGCGAAAGATCAAACTTCTGTTGAATCAAAAATTGATAAATTCATGCTATTCAATTTTAAGAACATTGAATCTAGATTTGAGTCGATTTTGAAAAACTGGTTTTTAAAATGCGATGAATTACAACCAGTCATATACTTACTTTTTAATAATCTTTATAATAAAAAGAAATTTAGTTCCTTTTCTTTTTTAGCAATTATTCAGGCTTTAGAAACATTTCATCGCTACTTGAATCAAACTCCAGAAAGTACAATCAAAAAACATGAAGCTCGTGTTAAAAGAATTTCTGACTCATTAACTGGAAAAGATAAAAAATGGATAAAATATAAACTCAAATATGCTTTCGAACCGTCCTTACAAGATCGGTTAAACAACATCCTAGACAATTATTCAACTGAAATAGTGCTTAAACTTATTGGAAACCGAGATGATTTCATTGCGGCTGTAGTAAATGACAGGAACTTTTACACTCATTATGATCGAAGATTGGAAAACACCAAAATGAACATTTCAGAACTTATGCGCGTAACAGGGATTTTACAATTACTGCTCATTACATGTATCCTTGTTGAGATTGGCTTTGATGAGGACCAACTACTTGAAATTCATAAAAATGGTCGACACGTTAGTCATTTGATAAAACAGGTTTCAAACAATTGA
- a CDS encoding ankyrin repeat domain-containing protein, which produces MIDHSSCSKKAIASEEDFGHGVSSILSPSPKGKEIEILKRFDLNLYQSARVYISRKNLRGVAFYFSEFIGYFHHHSMNVKSKPFSNFANQHNQLPQFEFGSALNDELYENLKSGSGFMDRIKPLIAQGADINARNLDKETIFQATASYYSKLDYDVIRYLVIEAGADINVHDDEYVTSLYSLVLSEDPERLKLFLELGANPNTITPDTFETVLDDIEDLHYSSYEVFGQKEESFLEAIEILKANGAKSAHELFTTEPKEYIAVNMFYLTFLVSKYGQVKVADLTTAPSILKEFDRLKELKQQHEDMIDEKMKSSFYKEIVGKHVRKINGMLEGLDVLKGVEIVR; this is translated from the coding sequence ATGATTGATCATTCCTCTTGTAGTAAAAAGGCTATAGCAAGTGAGGAAGATTTCGGCCACGGTGTTAGCTCCATCCTTAGTCCTTCCCCAAAAGGGAAGGAGATTGAGATACTTAAGAGGTTTGATTTGAATTTGTACCAAAGTGCAAGGGTGTATATTTCCAGGAAGAATTTGAGGGGTGTAGCATTTTATTTTTCTGAATTTATTGGTTACTTTCACCATCATTCAATGAATGTCAAATCAAAACCATTTTCAAACTTCGCTAATCAACACAATCAATTGCCACAATTTGAGTTCGGCTCAGCCCTGAATGACGAACTCTATGAGAATTTAAAGAGTGGATCTGGCTTTATGGATAGGATAAAACCTTTGATTGCCCAAGGAGCTGATATTAATGCCCGGAATTTAGATAAGGAAACTATTTTTCAGGCTACTGCAAGCTATTATAGCAAATTAGATTATGATGTAATTCGTTATTTAGTGATTGAAGCCGGAGCAGATATTAATGTGCATGATGATGAGTATGTTACTAGTTTGTATTCCTTGGTTTTAAGTGAAGACCCTGAGCGTTTGAAATTATTTCTGGAATTGGGTGCTAATCCGAATACTATAACACCTGATACTTTCGAGACGGTACTGGATGATATTGAGGATCTACATTACAGTAGTTATGAAGTTTTTGGACAGAAGGAGGAATCTTTTTTGGAAGCTATTGAAATTTTAAAAGCCAATGGCGCCAAGAGTGCTCATGAATTATTTACCACTGAGCCAAAAGAATATATTGCTGTGAATATGTTTTACCTTACCTTTTTGGTTTCTAAATATGGGCAAGTGAAGGTGGCGGATTTGACTACTGCCCCTTCAATATTAAAGGAATTTGACAGGTTGAAAGAGTTAAAGCAACAACATGAGGACATGATTGATGAAAAAATGAAATCATCTTTTTATAAAGAGATTGTAGGGAAACATGTCCGGAAAATTAATGGGATGTTGGAAGGGTTGGATGTTTTGAAGGGGGTGGAGATAGTAAGATAA
- a CDS encoding AAA family ATPase has translation MKPNNYSSKKFQFEKCIDFLHKAGQSEFGDHFKVYPADYEIIFKILAYFFEDEKLCEQYKLSIRKGLLLTGPVGCGKTTLMMLFRHFLHTVHKYPVKSTREISYEFLDHGFSIINKYSKAHFQRYQDQMVPCTLCLDDLGLESTIKHFGNETNTIAEILLNRYSLFTTRGMITHATTNLNPDELENLYGNRVRSRLREMFNLIPFSSKDKRS, from the coding sequence ATGAAACCTAATAATTACTCAAGCAAAAAATTCCAATTTGAAAAATGCATTGATTTTCTGCATAAGGCAGGTCAATCAGAATTTGGAGATCATTTTAAAGTTTACCCTGCAGACTATGAAATCATTTTCAAAATACTGGCGTATTTTTTTGAAGATGAAAAGCTCTGCGAGCAGTACAAACTTTCCATAAGAAAAGGGCTTTTGTTAACAGGTCCCGTAGGCTGTGGCAAAACAACCCTCATGATGCTCTTCCGCCACTTCCTCCACACAGTCCACAAATATCCAGTTAAATCAACAAGAGAAATTTCTTACGAATTTCTAGACCACGGCTTTTCCATTATCAACAAATATTCAAAAGCCCATTTCCAACGCTATCAAGACCAAATGGTACCTTGTACCCTGTGCCTCGATGACCTCGGCCTAGAATCCACCATCAAACATTTCGGTAACGAAACCAACACCATAGCCGAAATCCTCCTCAACCGTTACAGTCTGTTCACAACTAGAGGAATGATAACTCACGCCACTACAAACTTAAACCCTGATGAATTAGAAAACCTTTATGGCAACAGGGTGAGGTCAAGGTTGAGGGAAATGTTTAATTTGATTCCATTTTCTTCAAAAGATAAAAGAAGTTGA
- a CDS encoding helix-turn-helix domain-containing protein, with protein sequence MAAEVITTDDLHEFKLELVDEFRKLLSEQKGVSTKKWLKSDEVRKLLGISPGTLQNLRVNGTLPFTKMGGVLYYDSQDIHSILEQNKIS encoded by the coding sequence ATGGCAGCAGAAGTAATCACAACAGACGACTTACACGAGTTCAAACTTGAACTTGTGGACGAATTTAGAAAGCTCCTTTCGGAGCAAAAGGGAGTATCAACCAAAAAATGGTTGAAATCAGATGAGGTTAGAAAACTCTTGGGCATTAGTCCAGGGACACTTCAAAACCTCAGAGTAAACGGCACCTTGCCCTTCACCAAAATGGGAGGGGTTTTGTACTATGATTCTCAGGACATTCACAGCATTTTGGAACAAAACAAAATAAGCTGA